The following are encoded in a window of Rhodothermus bifroesti genomic DNA:
- a CDS encoding ABC transporter permease, translating into MDKIWTILQSEFVRRVRTRMFLLTTLLAPIFLLALLLVPPVVSYLSTRAEVRHLAVVDLSGELFSRMQAQAPATLHLEAVTLPTDTLQAAVRAGRYDGYLLLPASLLEGSGSAELYAQSSLGLSFQMQLERLLNKSVEEARLAKLQVPPELVTVLRAEVPLRLYRLSSTGAEADGTAFYSIVGYIMAFLIYGATLAYGSVVLQGVIDEKASRVVELMISSVRPLHLMMGKVLGIGALGLLQFLLWGLLLLAGTAAAGPLLTHLLRTQSSQLGLTASTEEVLQTAHLSLPALDPLLIVWFILFFISGYLLYASLFAAIGSAVDQQQDAQGLMLPLTLLIVIPVLFMPYVIESPQASLSVVLSLVPFFSPILMVARLAVGGVPWWEGLLAYGLLVGAFIGAIWISARIYRIGILMYGQKPSFREILHWLRMA; encoded by the coding sequence ATGGATAAAATCTGGACTATTCTGCAAAGCGAATTTGTGCGGCGCGTGCGTACCCGCATGTTTCTGCTCACCACGCTATTGGCGCCGATCTTTTTGCTGGCCCTGCTTTTGGTACCTCCTGTAGTCAGCTACCTCAGCACCCGTGCTGAGGTGCGTCATTTAGCTGTTGTAGACCTGAGCGGAGAGCTTTTTTCACGCATGCAAGCACAGGCACCAGCTACGCTGCACCTGGAGGCCGTCACGCTACCGACCGACACGCTTCAGGCTGCTGTGCGGGCAGGACGCTACGACGGCTATCTCTTACTGCCTGCTTCGCTCCTGGAGGGCAGTGGCAGTGCCGAACTGTATGCCCAGAGCAGTCTAGGCCTGAGCTTCCAAATGCAACTGGAGCGCTTGCTCAACAAATCCGTCGAAGAAGCCCGCTTGGCGAAACTTCAGGTCCCCCCTGAGCTTGTGACTGTATTACGCGCCGAAGTACCCCTGCGCCTGTACCGCCTTTCTTCAACCGGTGCCGAAGCCGACGGTACGGCGTTTTACTCGATTGTTGGCTACATTATGGCTTTTCTCATCTACGGTGCTACACTGGCCTACGGCAGCGTAGTGCTGCAGGGTGTAATCGACGAAAAAGCAAGCCGGGTGGTTGAATTGATGATTTCTTCGGTCCGTCCACTTCACTTGATGATGGGCAAAGTGCTGGGCATTGGCGCATTAGGCCTGCTGCAATTTCTCTTGTGGGGGCTGCTGCTTTTGGCTGGGACTGCGGCTGCTGGCCCGCTGCTGACGCATTTGCTACGCACCCAGTCTTCCCAGCTCGGCCTCACTGCTTCTACAGAAGAAGTGCTGCAAACCGCCCATCTCAGCCTGCCGGCACTAGATCCCTTGCTTATCGTCTGGTTCATCTTATTTTTCATCAGCGGCTACTTGCTCTATGCGAGTCTGTTTGCTGCCATAGGCTCGGCCGTAGACCAGCAGCAAGATGCCCAAGGCCTGATGCTGCCGCTGACACTGCTTATCGTGATTCCTGTACTTTTTATGCCCTATGTGATCGAAAGCCCGCAGGCCTCGCTTTCGGTTGTTCTTTCGCTGGTGCCGTTTTTTTCACCTATTCTAATGGTGGCGCGTTTGGCCGTAGGGGGTGTACCGTGGTGGGAAGGACTATTGGCCTATGGCCTGCTCGTCGGCGCATTCATTGGGGCGATTTGGATCAGTGCCCGCATTTACCGCATTGGCATCCTAATGTACGGCCAAAAGCCTTCCTTTAGGGAAATCTTACACTGGCTGCGTATGGCCTAA
- a CDS encoding response regulator → MSTPESVVILLADDDPDDRLLTIRALKRSHLRNAIYTVEDGQELMDYLYRRGAYADPARSPRPGLILLDLNMPRKDGREALQEIKSDPMLRRIPVVVLTTSDAETDIVRSYDLGVNAFVTKPVTFDGLVRALQVLGDFWFEIVRLPPQTNLP, encoded by the coding sequence ATGAGTACTCCCGAGTCTGTTGTGATTCTCTTGGCCGATGATGACCCGGATGATCGGTTGCTGACCATTCGGGCCTTAAAACGTAGCCATTTGCGCAACGCCATCTATACCGTTGAGGATGGCCAAGAGCTTATGGACTACCTCTACCGCCGCGGTGCTTATGCCGATCCAGCACGCTCGCCCCGGCCAGGCTTGATTTTGCTGGACCTGAACATGCCGCGCAAAGACGGCCGAGAAGCACTGCAGGAAATCAAGTCTGATCCTATGTTGCGCCGCATTCCTGTTGTTGTGCTGACCACTTCGGACGCAGAGACCGATATTGTGCGCAGCTATGATCTGGGCGTTAATGCTTTTGTCACCAAGCCTGTTACGTTTGATGGACTGGTACGGGCACTGCAGGTGCTGGGCGACTTTTGGTTTGAAATTGTGCGCTTGCCCCCCCAAACGAACCTGCCATGA
- a CDS encoding peptidase MA family metallohydrolase, whose translation MRTGWVAGLALLLLTLPQAEAQYFRFGKNRVHYHTPTWYYIQSRHFDIYYYEGGYELATFTAEAAEAAYAELVSLLQYELSQRIAILVYPSHNAFSVTNAVDLPDYSEGIGGVTELFKNRIAVPFMGDYRDYRRVVHHELVHAVLNDMFYGGSLQAILQNNLQLVLPLWFNEGLAEYAALGWDAQSDMYVREAILNDRLAPIPYLSGYFAYRGGQSVWDYIATQYGREKIAEILQRVRLTHSVETGFRQATGLSLAELSERWQQALREIYYPELTAREQLDDIGRPLLTARNAGYYNTSPALTPQGDRLAFITTRNGLFDVYLASATDGKILRRLVAGQTSPDFESLRILTPGLSWSPDGRFLALAVKSGPSDAIAILDVETGRKTHHRIPGVEQILSLAWSPDGRCIAFSATSKAQSDIYVLDLHTGQVINYTNDVFSDHEPAWRPDGKALVFHSDRGDQLTPGQQPSNPHALMAQVERGYDLYLLHLDPVRLERLTHHERWDERSGRFGSDPNRLLFISDRNGIPNLYEKDLRTGAERPLTDLVVGIQQLSLSADGRKAAVVSLREGIPSIYLIKDPFERKGERDTLAPTVWAQRKLRQATPPAPALAVASATLRQRNPFLRAANTPLPTFPLPAQETLMATTDQHASGNAASATDSLTAYSLSRVDFRNYVFSSAFDEASHRHRGYRTVTDPFTPENNRDENGRYQPRRYRLYFTPDLVYGAAGYDMLYGVQSVTEILFSDMLGNHRFWVATNLLVDLRNSDYVIAYSYLPRRTDWTVAVYHIARLLPDYTLRTLYRYRHYGLNLEASYPFNKFERFDLDVALMGVNQTDIGNPERPPLTRSLLYPAITYTRDVSVPGLLAPIGGHRLAVQLSGSPGNLVAGRQIQFLTLLADARTYTSFGRGLYSLAVRLAGGASFGPTPQLFYSAGVQNWINRHFDSFPIEDLTDFVFATPVLPLRATAINTLNGPYFGLLNAEFRFPLIAALLPGPLPVLPLYNLQGTAFLDVGTVWGSPSNRRLTFFRRTTEGQQVLDDLRVATGIGLRTILLGFPLRFDFAWPFDGRRFGNRHFYLSVGLDF comes from the coding sequence ATGCGGACCGGCTGGGTTGCGGGATTGGCTTTGCTCCTGCTGACGCTGCCCCAAGCAGAGGCGCAATACTTCCGCTTTGGCAAAAACCGCGTTCACTACCACACGCCAACGTGGTACTACATCCAATCGCGGCACTTTGACATCTACTACTACGAAGGAGGCTACGAGCTGGCCACTTTTACAGCCGAGGCGGCTGAAGCGGCCTATGCGGAACTGGTTTCCTTGCTGCAGTATGAACTTTCTCAGCGCATTGCTATTCTCGTCTATCCGAGTCACAACGCCTTTAGCGTCACCAATGCTGTCGATTTGCCCGATTACAGCGAAGGCATTGGCGGCGTAACCGAGCTTTTTAAGAATCGGATTGCTGTTCCCTTCATGGGCGACTACCGAGACTACCGCCGCGTAGTCCACCACGAGCTGGTCCACGCCGTGCTAAACGACATGTTCTACGGCGGTTCGCTTCAAGCCATTTTACAAAACAACCTGCAACTGGTGCTGCCACTCTGGTTCAACGAAGGTCTAGCTGAATACGCTGCCTTAGGTTGGGATGCGCAGTCTGATATGTATGTGCGCGAGGCGATTTTGAACGATCGCCTGGCGCCTATACCGTATCTTTCGGGTTATTTTGCTTACCGAGGTGGTCAGAGCGTTTGGGACTATATTGCCACCCAATACGGCCGCGAAAAGATCGCCGAAATTCTGCAGCGTGTGCGGCTGACGCACTCCGTCGAGACCGGCTTTCGGCAGGCTACGGGGCTATCGCTCGCGGAACTCTCGGAGCGCTGGCAGCAGGCCTTGCGCGAAATCTACTATCCTGAACTTACAGCGCGCGAGCAGCTTGATGACATTGGACGGCCGTTACTTACCGCCCGCAATGCTGGCTATTACAACACCAGCCCGGCCCTAACGCCACAAGGCGATCGTTTGGCTTTTATTACCACCCGTAACGGTCTATTTGACGTATACCTTGCCAGTGCTACCGACGGGAAAATCCTGCGCCGCTTGGTTGCGGGCCAAACAAGCCCTGACTTTGAAAGCTTGCGTATTCTTACCCCTGGCCTGAGCTGGAGTCCCGACGGTCGCTTCCTTGCGCTGGCAGTAAAAAGTGGCCCATCAGACGCGATTGCCATTCTTGATGTAGAAACAGGACGAAAAACACACCACCGCATTCCTGGCGTTGAGCAGATACTCTCGCTGGCCTGGAGCCCCGACGGTCGCTGCATTGCTTTTTCGGCTACAAGCAAAGCGCAAAGCGATATCTACGTACTGGACCTGCACACCGGCCAGGTGATCAACTACACCAACGATGTCTTTAGCGACCATGAGCCTGCTTGGCGGCCAGACGGCAAAGCACTGGTTTTCCACAGTGACCGAGGCGATCAGCTAACTCCTGGCCAGCAACCTAGCAATCCCCATGCCCTTATGGCACAGGTCGAACGGGGCTACGACCTCTATTTGCTGCATCTGGACCCAGTGCGCCTCGAGCGCCTTACCCATCATGAGCGCTGGGATGAACGCAGCGGCCGCTTTGGCAGCGACCCAAACCGCCTCTTGTTCATCTCAGACCGCAATGGCATCCCCAACCTCTACGAAAAAGACCTGCGTACAGGTGCAGAGCGGCCACTAACCGACCTGGTGGTGGGCATTCAGCAACTGTCGCTCTCGGCCGATGGCCGCAAGGCCGCTGTTGTCAGCCTGCGCGAAGGCATTCCTTCAATCTATTTGATCAAGGATCCCTTTGAGCGAAAGGGAGAGCGCGACACGCTGGCGCCTACGGTATGGGCGCAACGCAAGCTGCGCCAAGCTACCCCGCCTGCCCCAGCACTGGCAGTGGCTTCGGCTACGTTGCGGCAACGTAATCCCTTCTTACGCGCAGCCAACACCCCCCTGCCAACGTTTCCCCTACCCGCCCAGGAAACCCTGATGGCTACGACAGACCAACATGCTTCGGGCAATGCGGCTTCGGCAACGGACTCCTTGACCGCCTACAGCCTGTCGCGCGTAGACTTTCGCAACTACGTCTTTAGCTCGGCTTTTGATGAAGCCAGCCATCGCCATAGGGGTTACCGAACGGTTACCGATCCTTTTACGCCTGAGAACAACCGCGACGAAAATGGTCGCTACCAACCTCGTCGCTATCGACTTTACTTCACGCCCGACTTGGTCTACGGTGCCGCAGGGTACGACATGCTCTATGGAGTACAGAGCGTGACAGAGATTCTCTTCAGCGACATGTTAGGTAACCACCGCTTCTGGGTAGCGACCAACCTGCTGGTCGACTTGCGGAATTCAGACTACGTGATAGCCTACAGTTACCTTCCTCGGCGTACCGACTGGACGGTAGCCGTCTACCATATCGCCCGTCTTTTGCCCGACTATACCCTTCGCACCCTCTACCGCTATCGCCACTACGGGCTGAATCTGGAAGCCAGCTACCCCTTCAATAAGTTTGAGCGCTTTGACCTCGATGTGGCGCTCATGGGCGTCAATCAAACCGATATTGGTAATCCTGAGCGCCCACCGCTAACGCGCTCGCTGCTCTATCCAGCAATAACCTACACGCGAGACGTGAGCGTGCCGGGTCTGCTAGCACCCATTGGCGGACATCGGCTGGCGGTGCAACTCTCGGGCAGTCCTGGCAATCTGGTTGCCGGCCGCCAGATCCAATTCCTAACGCTGCTGGCCGATGCACGCACCTACACGTCCTTTGGGCGAGGGCTCTACAGCCTGGCGGTCCGCCTGGCCGGAGGGGCATCGTTCGGCCCAACACCACAGCTTTTTTACTCTGCTGGCGTTCAAAATTGGATTAACCGACACTTTGATAGCTTCCCTATCGAAGACCTGACCGACTTTGTTTTCGCCACTCCTGTCTTGCCCTTGCGGGCAACGGCCATTAACACGCTCAATGGGCCCTACTTTGGCCTCCTGAACGCCGAGTTTCGCTTCCCCTTAATTGCAGCCCTGCTGCCAGGCCCACTTCCCGTTTTACCCCTCTACAACTTGCAAGGCACCGCCTTTTTAGACGTCGGTACAGTCTGGGGCAGCCCTTCCAACCGCCGCCTAACTTTCTTTCGTCGTACCACTGAAGGACAACAGGTGTTGGACGACCTACGCGTTGCCACAGGCATAGGGCTCCGCACGATCCTCCTAGGCTTCCCGCTACGCTTTGATTTTGCCTGGCCGTTTGATGGCCGTCGCTTTGGGAACCGCCACTTTTACCTATCGGTAGGGCTGGACTTCTAA
- the tig gene encoding trigger factor — translation MHTEIKEISSVEYELTLHIPAEELQPELDRLLRQLRNRVQLKGFRPGKAPLSLIKQRYGDEVAIELAERKIREALETAVLKPGTYRVVGRPRILRLDYKPDADLHAVLRFGVRPQFDLKPLSEESLPHLVHQVTDEEIEEAIHRLRKEEAPLVDLPQDAGLTADDFARVDLQRLDDATGMPIIGEKEEDVAFFLDDPRLKAELRQALLGKKAGDTLRVELSHGDEAGGAHTHRYEVHVREAKRRALPELDAAFIEKITRGAAQDEAGLRELLRRELQARWDRQARELLEQEIMDRMLALHPIPVPESAVEMVLDQFVEDVRQRNRGRLPEGFDETAFRHTNRALAEQEARWMFIFDKVVETFQLHVTDEDLDAFFAEQAAADSGFDPNALRQFYASVPGLMEQVRHRLLTRKVFDTLSTQFRLENLDRQAYLEYRKTRRAGTQSELTR, via the coding sequence ATGCATACGGAAATCAAAGAGATCAGCTCGGTCGAATACGAACTCACGCTCCATATTCCTGCCGAAGAACTGCAGCCAGAACTGGACCGACTGCTGCGCCAACTGCGCAATCGGGTTCAGCTTAAGGGATTCCGGCCTGGCAAAGCTCCCCTTTCGCTGATCAAGCAACGCTATGGCGATGAGGTTGCCATAGAGCTCGCTGAACGCAAAATACGCGAAGCGCTCGAAACGGCTGTGCTCAAACCTGGCACCTATCGTGTTGTCGGACGCCCCCGCATCCTGCGCCTAGACTACAAGCCGGATGCCGACCTGCATGCCGTTTTGCGCTTTGGCGTGCGGCCTCAGTTTGACCTCAAGCCGCTTTCTGAAGAGTCACTCCCGCACTTGGTGCACCAGGTCACCGACGAGGAGATCGAAGAGGCCATTCATCGCCTACGCAAAGAAGAAGCCCCGCTGGTGGACCTGCCCCAAGATGCTGGTCTGACAGCCGACGACTTTGCCCGGGTGGATCTGCAGCGCTTGGACGACGCCACTGGCATGCCGATCATTGGCGAAAAAGAAGAAGACGTCGCGTTTTTCTTGGATGACCCGCGCCTCAAAGCTGAACTCCGACAGGCGCTTTTGGGCAAAAAAGCCGGCGACACGCTGCGTGTCGAACTGTCCCATGGGGACGAAGCAGGTGGCGCCCATACCCACCGGTATGAAGTGCACGTCCGCGAAGCCAAACGACGAGCGCTGCCGGAGCTGGACGCAGCGTTTATCGAAAAAATCACCCGTGGCGCTGCACAGGACGAAGCCGGGCTGCGCGAGCTTCTGCGCCGTGAGTTGCAAGCCCGTTGGGATCGTCAGGCACGTGAGCTCCTAGAGCAGGAAATTATGGACCGCATGCTGGCCCTCCATCCTATTCCCGTACCGGAGTCAGCTGTCGAGATGGTGCTGGACCAATTTGTGGAGGACGTACGCCAGCGCAACCGCGGCCGCCTGCCTGAAGGGTTCGACGAAACCGCCTTTCGCCATACCAACCGGGCATTGGCAGAACAAGAAGCCCGTTGGATGTTTATTTTCGATAAAGTTGTGGAGACCTTCCAGCTCCACGTTACCGACGAAGACCTCGACGCCTTCTTTGCCGAGCAAGCCGCAGCCGACAGCGGCTTTGACCCCAACGCCCTGCGCCAATTCTACGCTTCGGTACCTGGTCTAATGGAACAAGTGCGCCATCGGCTGCTAACCCGTAAGGTTTTCGACACGCTCAGCACCCAGTTCCGCTTAGAAAACTTAGACCGCCAGGCCTACCTGGAATACCGAAAGACGCGGCGTGCAGGAACCCAAAGCGAATTAACCCGGTAG
- a CDS encoding PAS domain S-box protein produces the protein MGEAERQAAWHQFVQHLPVAAALLDQGLRYVTVSPRWCQDFGLDAVQVAGKPYTVLFDDTEGYWQQAFQRVLQHRTTEGADEAVLRRQDGRTFWVRWCAQPCPLSHEAASGLILVLEDQTEAHQARKALASSQHLLSSLLSGLLEGVMALQPIYNLEGEVVDFVWLLANPRAHLLLGQTETLVGQRLRKVLPGHQTLGLFAAYAQVVRTGIPFQTTLYYDQDGIRAWFHLTATPLEDGVAVIFRDVTEALQAEQALRERERLFRLLAENMTDLVGLHDAEGRFVYVSPSAERITGYPPEAFIGQHLEAFWHPEDQTRWGTLLQQVPSGEQPVALLHRFRHQKGHYIWLETHLKAIRDEKGRIVQLQTSSRDVTDRVQAEQELAQRNRELQEFAYVASHDLQEPLRKVRAFAELLKEEYTPLLNEEGRYYLERMHDAATRMSRLIEDLLTLSRVTTQGRPFERVDLKAVLDQVLVDLEVSIAETGARVHCEGHWPVIEADPTQMRQLLQNLIGNALKFRHADRRPEIWLRARIEAAASGGSLCYLEVQDNGIGFDEKYLDRIFSPFQRLHSRDRYAGTGMGLAICRRIVERHHGQLTARSRPGEGATFLVILPLHQPPMASSRNLPE, from the coding sequence ATGGGAGAAGCTGAACGGCAGGCCGCGTGGCATCAGTTTGTGCAGCACCTGCCGGTGGCCGCTGCCTTGCTAGATCAAGGGTTACGCTATGTGACCGTTAGCCCGCGCTGGTGCCAGGACTTTGGGCTGGATGCCGTGCAGGTGGCTGGTAAGCCCTATACCGTCTTGTTTGATGACACCGAGGGCTACTGGCAGCAGGCTTTTCAACGTGTCCTCCAACACCGTACTACCGAAGGGGCTGACGAAGCGGTATTGCGTCGGCAAGACGGTCGAACGTTCTGGGTCCGATGGTGCGCTCAGCCCTGCCCGCTGTCGCATGAGGCAGCCTCAGGGTTGATTCTGGTTTTGGAAGATCAGACAGAAGCGCATCAGGCCCGTAAGGCGTTGGCGTCTTCACAACATCTCCTGTCTAGCTTGCTTAGTGGTTTGCTTGAAGGGGTGATGGCTTTGCAGCCCATCTATAACCTGGAAGGGGAAGTGGTTGATTTTGTTTGGCTGCTGGCTAACCCACGTGCCCACCTGTTGCTTGGGCAAACCGAAACGCTCGTGGGGCAACGGCTGCGTAAGGTGCTGCCGGGCCACCAGACGCTGGGGCTTTTTGCAGCCTATGCCCAGGTGGTGCGTACGGGAATACCTTTCCAGACCACCTTGTACTACGATCAAGATGGCATTCGTGCTTGGTTTCACCTCACAGCCACACCTTTGGAAGATGGGGTGGCTGTGATCTTTCGGGATGTCACCGAAGCCCTTCAAGCAGAGCAAGCGCTACGCGAACGCGAACGCCTATTCCGCCTGCTGGCCGAAAACATGACAGATTTGGTCGGACTGCATGATGCCGAAGGTCGCTTTGTCTATGTCAGCCCTTCGGCAGAGCGCATTACGGGCTATCCCCCAGAGGCTTTCATCGGCCAACATCTGGAAGCGTTTTGGCATCCTGAAGATCAAACCCGATGGGGAACGTTGCTGCAGCAGGTGCCTTCAGGAGAGCAGCCTGTTGCCCTGCTGCACCGCTTTCGCCATCAGAAAGGCCATTACATCTGGCTTGAGACGCATCTGAAAGCCATTCGCGATGAGAAAGGCCGCATTGTGCAATTGCAGACCAGCTCGCGCGATGTGACCGACCGGGTGCAGGCAGAGCAGGAACTAGCACAGCGTAACCGAGAGCTACAAGAGTTTGCCTACGTGGCCTCGCACGACCTACAAGAACCGTTGCGCAAGGTACGGGCATTTGCTGAGCTGCTCAAAGAAGAATATACGCCCTTACTTAACGAAGAAGGGCGCTACTATCTAGAGCGCATGCACGACGCCGCAACACGCATGTCGCGCTTGATCGAAGACCTGCTTACGCTGTCGCGTGTGACAACCCAGGGACGGCCTTTTGAACGGGTCGATCTTAAAGCCGTGTTGGACCAAGTGCTGGTCGATTTGGAAGTCAGCATCGCGGAAACAGGAGCCCGCGTGCATTGTGAAGGCCACTGGCCGGTTATTGAAGCTGACCCGACCCAAATGCGCCAACTCCTGCAAAATCTTATCGGCAATGCCCTTAAGTTTCGCCATGCCGATCGCAGGCCAGAAATCTGGCTGCGCGCGCGCATCGAGGCGGCCGCATCCGGCGGATCCCTTTGTTATCTTGAAGTTCAGGACAATGGTATTGGGTTTGACGAGAAGTATCTGGACCGTATCTTTTCGCCATTTCAACGGTTGCATAGCCGTGATCGGTATGCGGGTACGGGTATGGGACTGGCCATCTGCCGGCGTATTGTTGAGCGCCACCACGGTCAGCTGACGGCACGCAGCCGGCCGGGAGAAGGCGCTACGTTTTTGGTTATATTGCCGCTGCATCAACCTCCTATGGCTTCGTCTAGAAACCTGCCCGAATGA
- the clpP gene encoding ATP-dependent Clp endopeptidase proteolytic subunit ClpP translates to MSDRRIVEDFLKFSRSLTLPSDIYSGPFQSYPVGALVPIVIEQTTRGERAYDIFSRLLKERIVIIGTPINDQIANLVVAQLLYLASEDTERDINIYINSPGGSIDSGLAVYDTMQYVAPPVATICVGLAASMGAVLLAAGVKGKRAALPNSRIMIHQPWMTGVQGQATDIEIHAREILKMRERLNEILAYHTGQSKEQIAKDVDRDYWMGAFEAQKYGLVDNVLTPRRGFFPSPDGQLPPDKEKGDKSKG, encoded by the coding sequence ATGTCCGACCGGCGGATTGTAGAGGACTTTCTTAAATTCTCTCGCAGCTTAACGCTGCCTTCTGATATCTACAGCGGGCCGTTTCAAAGCTACCCAGTAGGCGCCCTAGTGCCGATCGTGATTGAGCAAACCACACGCGGTGAGCGCGCCTACGACATTTTCAGCCGTTTGCTCAAGGAACGAATTGTCATTATCGGCACGCCTATTAATGACCAAATCGCTAACCTGGTTGTAGCGCAGCTGCTGTATTTAGCTAGCGAAGACACCGAGCGGGATATCAACATCTATATTAACTCGCCTGGAGGCTCAATTGATAGCGGCTTAGCGGTCTACGACACCATGCAATACGTTGCGCCTCCAGTGGCCACCATCTGCGTAGGGCTAGCAGCTTCGATGGGGGCGGTGCTGCTGGCTGCTGGGGTTAAGGGCAAGCGGGCAGCCCTCCCCAACTCCCGCATCATGATCCACCAGCCGTGGATGACAGGCGTGCAAGGACAAGCCACGGATATTGAAATTCACGCCCGCGAGATTCTCAAGATGAGAGAACGCCTCAACGAAATTCTTGCCTACCACACCGGCCAGTCCAAAGAACAGATCGCCAAAGACGTGGATCGCGACTATTGGATGGGCGCTTTTGAAGCGCAAAAATATGGCCTGGTCGATAACGTCCTAACGCCACGCCGCGGGTTTTTCCCTTCACCCGACGGACAGCTCCCCCCCGACAAAGAAAAAGGCGACAAAAGCAAAGGGTAA
- a CDS encoding hybrid sensor histidine kinase/response regulator, translating into MTTPLPLDVLLIEDDEEDYHIVRRLLARATTIRCTLQWCATYEEALQTLRQRPFDVCLLDYRLGSEDGLTLLRTIRREGLALPVILLTGQGDVAVDLEAMAAGAWDYLVKGQLDAAQLERSIRYAVERFRAEERILEQAMLLDAARDAILAVDLEGRVVYANSSAERLTGESAAQLLGQPIQVVCKGVESSVLTAALTQVVTEGSWNGELLMRVQEGEDRLLESRWTLVRDAYGRPRSVLILYTDITERRLLEQQFLRAQRMESIGRLVSGMAHDLNNLFVPILLGVRMLEQDTLDSDRRKRALHMIQRSAERGADLVRQVLAFARGMEGERVPLDVRALMEEVAQLLQETFPRSIQIETRFDDQLWPIRGDATQLQQVLMNLCVNARDAMPDGGRLLLAAENVQLDAHYARRILEARPGPYVCLAVSDTGIGIPADVLDKIFEPFFTTKPVGKGSGLGLSTAYSIVRSHGGFIEVHSEPGHGATFRVYLPAEPEAATAPVAVSTPAFRGRGEGVLLVDDEPFVLEAAREALEQLGYRVFTATNGHEAVRCLEVHAGEIQVMVTDLVMPEMDGLGLIRLVRERWPALPVIASSGLHGGRAEAARQIGARAFLHKPYTVEKLGALLHEVLHARS; encoded by the coding sequence ATGACGACGCCACTCCCGTTGGACGTCTTACTAATTGAGGATGACGAGGAGGACTATCACATCGTGCGGCGGTTGCTAGCGCGGGCAACCACGATTCGCTGCACCTTGCAGTGGTGCGCTACTTACGAAGAGGCGCTGCAGACGCTACGCCAACGCCCCTTTGACGTTTGCCTGCTGGATTACCGGTTAGGATCTGAGGACGGATTAACCTTGCTGCGCACTATTCGTCGCGAGGGACTTGCGCTACCTGTGATTTTGCTTACCGGCCAGGGTGATGTGGCTGTCGATCTGGAGGCCATGGCTGCGGGGGCTTGGGACTATTTGGTCAAAGGCCAACTGGATGCCGCACAGCTTGAACGTTCAATCCGCTATGCTGTCGAGCGCTTTCGGGCTGAAGAGCGCATTCTGGAGCAAGCAATGCTACTGGATGCGGCGCGCGATGCCATCTTGGCTGTTGATCTAGAAGGACGTGTGGTCTATGCCAACAGCAGCGCCGAACGGCTTACTGGTGAGAGCGCTGCGCAACTGCTTGGCCAGCCCATCCAGGTAGTGTGCAAAGGGGTTGAGTCCTCTGTGCTCACAGCTGCCTTAACGCAGGTAGTAACTGAGGGAAGCTGGAATGGTGAGCTGCTCATGCGTGTTCAAGAGGGCGAAGACCGCTTGCTTGAAAGCCGTTGGACGCTGGTACGTGATGCCTATGGTCGGCCGCGTTCCGTGCTCATCCTCTATACCGACATCACCGAACGCCGTCTGCTGGAGCAACAGTTTTTGAGAGCGCAGCGCATGGAAAGTATTGGTCGCCTGGTAAGTGGTATGGCGCACGACCTGAACAACCTGTTTGTGCCTATTCTGCTTGGCGTGCGTATGCTGGAGCAAGACACCCTGGACTCCGACCGGCGCAAGCGTGCGCTGCACATGATTCAGCGAAGTGCCGAGCGTGGTGCTGACCTGGTCCGGCAAGTGCTAGCTTTTGCCCGGGGTATGGAAGGCGAGCGCGTGCCGCTCGACGTTCGCGCCTTGATGGAAGAAGTGGCCCAGTTGCTGCAAGAGACGTTTCCTCGGTCTATTCAGATCGAAACCCGCTTCGACGACCAGCTTTGGCCTATCCGGGGTGATGCAACCCAATTGCAGCAAGTGCTGATGAACTTGTGTGTCAATGCACGGGATGCCATGCCCGATGGGGGACGGCTGCTCTTGGCAGCGGAAAACGTGCAGCTCGATGCCCATTATGCACGCCGCATCTTAGAAGCCCGTCCGGGGCCCTACGTGTGTTTAGCAGTCAGCGATACGGGCATAGGTATTCCTGCGGATGTACTGGACAAAATCTTTGAGCCGTTTTTCACTACCAAACCCGTAGGGAAGGGCTCTGGGTTAGGCTTGTCCACGGCCTACAGCATTGTGCGCAGCCATGGCGGCTTTATTGAAGTTCACAGCGAGCCAGGCCATGGGGCTACCTTTCGCGTATATTTGCCAGCCGAGCCCGAGGCAGCAACAGCTCCTGTGGCGGTTTCTACCCCAGCTTTCCGCGGTCGGGGTGAAGGTGTCTTGCTGGTCGATGATGAGCCTTTTGTGCTCGAGGCAGCGCGGGAAGCTTTAGAACAATTAGGTTATCGGGTGTTTACGGCGACCAATGGTCACGAGGCTGTCCGTTGTCTGGAAGTTCACGCAGGAGAAATCCAGGTTATGGTTACGGATTTGGTGATGCCTGAAATGGATGGATTGGGACTGATTCGTTTGGTTCGCGAGCGCTGGCCAGCTTTGCCCGTCATTGCTTCCAGCGGATTGCACGGTGGTCGGGCTGAAGCAGCCCGGCAAATCGGCGCGCGCGCCTTCTTGCACAAGCCATACACGGTTGAAAAGCTAGGCGCATTGTTGCACGAGGTGTTGCATGCAAGGTCATAA